GGATGTGTCACCCAAGTCTTTTTCCTCATCTTCTTTGCTGGAGCCGACTTCGCCTTACTCACCATCATGGCGTACGATCGATACGTCGCCATCtgcaaaccactgaactatgagACTATAATGAACAGGACAGCTTGTGTCCAAATGGCAGCCAGTGCCTGGATCAGTGTAATTCTCTATTCTTCATTGCATACCGGGAACACGTTTTTGATAACCTTCTGTGGAGGCAACATGGTGGATCAGTTCTTCTGTGAAATCCCCCAGCTACTCAAGCTCGCCTGCTCTAACTCGTACCTCAGTGAAGTTGGGGTTATTGAATTTGGTGTGTGTTTAACCCTAAGttgctttgtttttataattgtGACATATGTTCAGATCTTCACCACGGTATTGAGAATCCCCTCTCAGCAGGGCCGACATAAAACCTTCTCCACATGCCTTCCTCACCTCATTGTAATTTCCATGTTTCTTTCCACTGTTGTCTTTGCCCACATGAAACCCATCTCCAGCTCTCCGTCAGCTCTGGATCTCGTGGCGGCTGTTCTTTATTCCGTGCTGCCGCCAGTGATGAATCCGATCATCTACAGCATAAGGAACAAGGAAATCAAAGCTTCCCTGAGGAAACTGACTGGGTGGAGGTTATTCAACAAGAATAAAATGTCTGCATTTCTCTGATGAACATGGTTTTATCTGTGTTTTTTTAGCAAATACAATCAGCTGATGACATTACTGTCCCCAGAAGAATatggtgtgtgattttttttaatgcaaatgctGTATGTATAGTGGTAAATCCACACTAACTCCACTAAGTCAGTGGAGTTCTTCCaggtttataccagtataagtaaGATGAAAATCTATCTATCTCATGCTTTTATACTGCCACCCCTCACCATGTTATCTGAGAACCTTCCGCATAAAATCAGTAGCCATTAGAAAGTAcccagtggacttcatggagtctctggttCTTCTCCTTTTTGGGGGTCAAAACTTTGCTTGGGGTATGATGGCTTTTGGGTTTCTGTTTGCTGGTGTGACAGAGTGGGATATGACAGCATCAGATCATGAACTCTGTCTTCTGCTATCTGGGTAAATATTGACATGGTGACTGCAGAAGTCTGGGCTTGCTCAATAGCAGTCTATCGCTCTTTGTTCATGGCAGCTCTCCTCCTACCTGAGAAAGGTGCCTGTTATTTTGCTGAAGGACTATCACTCAGACAAATCAAGACTGAAGTCTGGGGCCTTTGACTTTTGTTGCCTTTCACCTACAGGCCCTGCTGCATGGAACAAGTCTTTTGCTGTATAGGGAGTCTGGAAgtgatgggggggagagggggagcatgGCTGGTGGGTCTGGAAGTCTTAATTTTAGCACATGACAAAGAGACAGGGGACCTAtttaagtgcagagtcctacccTGTGTCAGGTGCCAGCCATAATCCCATGTAAGAAGGACTTGCAGGACTTCgttctatctaatctaatctatctatctatcgtaGGATTCCACACTGTACCCATCACCAtgctatctgagcaccttccacataaaatcaggaGCCATAGCAAAACCCCTAGTAGACCCtgaggagccagagactccattcctttttttgttcttccCCTCAGGGTAAAAAATATGATTGTGGTATCAGTGCAGTTGTTTGGTTCTTGCTTCTTtctcagattttttaaattttattttaggggtttttttgtttttttttttactggtggaTTGATTTGTTTCTTTATGAGGTGGGAGTGCCTGGGGACAGGAGcgctggaagctccctagaagtgggggggCCACCAACACCTGaaccaaggccccacccccacatggtctcttcccccgaggccccaccctcgtgctgcctcttcccctcaaGGCCCTTCCCCacacttgctcctctctgccccctccccaccatcgCTCACCCTTAAGGCCAGTAAacatagccctcccacttttaaaagtgatggggccatggccccctgccccccccatctccattCTGGTTCCTCTGCCTGGGGAGATGCTGAGTGTTTGGATAGACAGTGTTGTCAGTGTTTTCTCATTTATTGGGCGTGCCCGTATGTCATCTCCTTGATGGGGTTTTCCGAGCAATGGGTGAAGTAACATCTTGTATTGGCCCAATTTCTGTTGTTGGGAGAGACAAATttccaagcttacacagagctcttctttgggtctgggaaaggtgttcagaatgtcacagctaaatacaagtttcagagtggtagccgtattagtctgtatcagcacgTTTTAAATTTTCATCCAGATTTGGGATAAAAACCAATTTCAAACTATTGGAATTTCCTCTACAATgaaaattccaaccagctctaattaggGCTGGGACTTCCAAAGATGTCAAAGGGACATAGGTGCAAAAATTCTATTAAAACTCTCTCAGGTTCCTTTGGTAAACCCAGCCTACATCTTTACCTCCTTTGAAATCCCCAGCCTTAATAAGTAAAACTCTTTCCAAAAGGTAGGGGGATACAAAGGTAAAAGTTAAAGTTTATTTACACTCTGATGATAAGACTGGTCTAGATACaaatatacaaaaatacaaataagtCAGGCATCAAGGGCAAGATATGTAAAGGTATTTAGAAACctagtgggattctcaaaagcaTCTAGGCGTCTATCACCCattaaaatgaacagttcccaTCAAGAGTTATTTTTTGAGagctatcagttagccagtttttaatcaatttactattgtttttgtgtagttttatttttaaatagtgtgATGTTACCCTGAATCAAACCTTTAGAAAAATGCAAGTCTATTACGTCAACACCATTGCCTTTAACAATCAGAAATGTCACAGTTAGATCAAGTTCATTTGATAAAAAACATTCTGTGAAAACATATTGATCACCATTAATTGAACTTCTCCCTTGTAAttcctttttgttgaaaaatgaccattttcaaaaatgaaaatttttgtaaaGAACTGTTGATttagtgaattttttttctttttttaattaaatttttcatttcaatttttgacAACATTTAAATGGAAAACTTTATAAAAAACATTATTGAATTGTTTCTATTTACCAACATGTAGGACCCCCAAACTTAGAACccttaaaaagggaaataagtttgattttttgaaattcttcactaattaaaaaaaaaaatccaccatggttgttcatcattttttatttcctGCATGTTGTTCTTTAGTCTGCTGTTTAATAATTTTTCAGCTATTGAACGAGGGAACAGACACAATGTCGTGTGAGTTGGCCAACCAGTCATACAtcacagataatgaaaactctgGAGTTGCTACAAATTTAAACTTAGGACAAACTTCTGAGTCActaaggtcttgatcctgcacaCACTTTATGCACAAGCTTTCTTTCCtagtgtgagtagtcccattagagTCAACTGGAC
The window above is part of the Natator depressus isolate rNatDep1 chromosome 14, rNatDep2.hap1, whole genome shotgun sequence genome. Proteins encoded here:
- the LOC141998747 gene encoding olfactory receptor 14A16-like, with the translated sequence MSNQTTVTEFLLLGFSDVRELQILHFMVFLVLYLAALTGNLLIIIAIALDHHLHTPMYFFLMSLSILDLGSISVTIPKSMANSLMNTRSISYAGCVTQVFFLIFFAGADFALLTIMAYDRYVAICKPLNYETIMNRTACVQMAASAWISVILYSSLHTGNTFLITFCGGNMVDQFFCEIPQLLKLACSNSYLSEVGVIEFGVCLTLSCFVFIIVTYVQIFTTVLRIPSQQGRHKTFSTCLPHLIVISMFLSTVVFAHMKPISSSPSALDLVAAVLYSVLPPVMNPIIYSIRNKEIKASLRKLTGWRLFNKNKMSAFL